The Candidatus Manganitrophus noduliformans genome includes a window with the following:
- a CDS encoding vitamin K epoxide reductase family protein, whose product MKNDIPPGWDDNPSSWPHRWPIIAVAMVGFGIATYLALFQYGVVSSVWEPFFGGGSERVLTSWLSRVFPVSDAALGAFAYLLDAVTGAIGGARRWKTMPWMVILFGIAVGPLGIVSLFLVIAQPVLLGDWCTLCLVTAFISVVMIGPAMDEVLASLQFLRREYDRGRSLWRAFWGLEERDEKTEPLSKAA is encoded by the coding sequence GTGAAAAACGATATCCCCCCGGGGTGGGACGACAATCCGTCGAGTTGGCCCCATCGATGGCCGATCATCGCCGTGGCGATGGTCGGCTTCGGCATCGCGACCTATCTGGCGCTCTTTCAATACGGCGTCGTCTCCTCCGTCTGGGAGCCGTTTTTCGGAGGGGGAAGCGAGCGGGTCCTCACCTCCTGGCTCTCCCGCGTCTTTCCGGTGTCGGACGCCGCCCTCGGCGCTTTCGCCTACCTGCTCGACGCCGTGACCGGAGCGATCGGCGGCGCCCGGCGATGGAAAACGATGCCCTGGATGGTGATCCTCTTCGGAATCGCCGTGGGGCCGCTCGGGATCGTCAGCCTCTTTCTGGTGATCGCGCAGCCGGTCCTCCTCGGCGACTGGTGCACCCTCTGCCTCGTCACCGCCTTCATTTCAGTCGTCATGATCGGGCCGGCGATGGACGAAGTCCTCGCCAGCTTGCAGTTCCTGCGGCGCGAGTATGATCGCGGACGATCGCTCTGGCGGGCGTTCTGGGGCCTGGAAGAGCGGGATGAAAAAACAGAGCCGCTTTCGAAAGCGGCTTAA
- a CDS encoding outer membrane protein: MKRFLFMFPLIATLFTAGLAAAEIRPGSREFGIHAGAFFGDDLTDQSILGRRPELDDAFVLGAHYLYHPTMALGVEGRYTFVPSEVKNAPGGGSDMNVHLLDLNLHWNANPRDPINYYLITGIGWARGDLDGDIILGSVAGVPARISDDSGFTYNVGLGAATQMTERISLKAEGRYRYIDRLVDRFEESLNTWEATVGIGWGF, translated from the coding sequence ATGAAACGATTTCTTTTTATGTTCCCGCTCATCGCCACCCTTTTTACGGCCGGCCTCGCGGCAGCCGAGATCCGGCCGGGAAGCCGCGAGTTCGGGATTCACGCCGGCGCCTTTTTCGGAGACGACCTGACCGATCAATCGATCCTGGGCAGACGCCCCGAGTTGGATGACGCTTTTGTCCTGGGAGCCCATTATCTCTACCATCCCACCATGGCCTTGGGGGTCGAGGGCCGCTATACGTTTGTTCCGAGCGAGGTGAAGAATGCCCCCGGCGGCGGAAGCGATATGAATGTCCACCTGCTCGATCTGAATCTTCACTGGAACGCCAATCCGCGAGATCCGATCAATTACTACTTGATTACAGGAATCGGCTGGGCACGAGGGGACCTGGACGGCGACATTATCCTCGGATCGGTCGCGGGAGTTCCCGCCAGGATCAGCGATGACAGCGGGTTTACTTACAACGTCGGGCTCGGCGCCGCCACGCAGATGACGGAGCGGATCTCGCTCAAAGCCGAAGGGCGCTACCGCTACATCGACCGGCTGGTCGATCGCTTTGAAGAATCATTGAATACCTGGGAGGCGACGGTCGGCATCGGGTGGGGATTTTAA
- a CDS encoding universal stress protein, with protein sequence MATLRRILAATDFSDHSKEALDYAAYLAKSLGAELSLLHVFEPRYYHQDVMRWMGPEVHVWMKNLREEERRRLADLEKEVREKGIKVRSFFKEGTPFREILKAADEISADLIVLGTHGRTGLDRFMMGSVAERVARSAPCPVFIARPKARGGGRKKKMGS encoded by the coding sequence ATGGCGACGTTGCGTCGAATCTTGGCGGCGACCGATTTTTCGGATCACTCGAAAGAGGCCCTCGATTACGCAGCCTATTTGGCGAAGTCATTGGGGGCAGAGCTCTCTCTGCTCCATGTATTCGAGCCCCGTTATTACCATCAGGATGTGATGCGCTGGATGGGCCCGGAAGTCCACGTGTGGATGAAAAATCTCAGAGAGGAAGAACGCAGAAGACTGGCCGATCTTGAAAAAGAAGTCCGCGAAAAGGGGATAAAAGTGCGCTCCTTTTTCAAGGAAGGAACGCCGTTCCGTGAGATTTTAAAGGCCGCCGACGAGATCTCGGCCGATCTGATCGTCCTCGGCACCCACGGCCGGACCGGGTTGGATCGCTTCATGATGGGAAGCGTGGCCGAGCGTGTGGCGCGAAGCGCTCCGTGCCCGGTCTTTATCGCCAGACCGAAAGCCCGGGGGGGTGGAAGAAAAAAGAAGATGGGCTCATAG
- the mnhG gene encoding monovalent cation/H(+) antiporter subunit G: MMSEGIAWILMYAGAGFLLLAAVGIFRFPDLYSRMQAATKGATLGIALMLLGVAVYFAELGVTTRALLVIVFFFLTAPVAAHMLGRAAYILGVPLWEGTIGDELKGRYSLETRVLRSEQNSTSASSSSEAGRDPIPPP, from the coding sequence ATGATGAGTGAAGGAATCGCCTGGATCTTGATGTACGCCGGCGCCGGCTTCCTCCTTTTGGCGGCGGTCGGGATTTTCCGCTTCCCCGACCTCTACTCCCGGATGCAGGCGGCGACCAAGGGGGCGACCCTCGGCATCGCCTTGATGCTCCTGGGGGTGGCGGTCTACTTCGCTGAGCTCGGCGTCACGACCCGCGCCCTGTTGGTGATCGTCTTCTTTTTTCTGACCGCGCCGGTCGCGGCGCATATGCTCGGCCGCGCCGCCTACATCCTGGGGGTGCCACTCTGGGAGGGGACGATCGGGGATGAGTTGAAAGGGCGCTACAGTCTCGAAACCCGCGTATTGCGGTCCGAGCAAAACAGCACCTCCGCCTCCTCTTCTTCCGAAGCCGGAAGAGATCCGATCCCACCTCCCTGA
- a CDS encoding cation:proton antiporter: METPLSFLSHPANGVMIMLVVALLIAFYRLVRGPSLPDRVVALDLIAIVAVGILSLYAITTDHPVFLDAGIVLSMVAFLGTVAFARYLEKRAHDE; the protein is encoded by the coding sequence ATGGAAACGCCTCTTTCATTCCTGAGCCATCCGGCCAACGGAGTGATGATCATGCTGGTCGTGGCCCTCCTGATCGCCTTTTACCGGCTGGTCCGCGGGCCGAGCCTTCCCGACCGGGTCGTGGCGCTCGATCTAATCGCGATCGTCGCCGTCGGGATTCTCAGCCTCTATGCGATCACCACCGACCATCCGGTTTTCCTCGACGCCGGGATCGTACTCTCCATGGTGGCGTTCCTCGGCACCGTGGCCTTTGCCCGCTACCTGGAGAAGAGGGCGCATGATGAGTGA
- a CDS encoding Na+/H+ antiporter subunit E, with product MNGLLWNLLLAFSWATMTAEFTMANLAVGFVLGFLILLFARRVVGLESYARKVRQAIDLFFFFIWELIQSNLRLAHDVVTPKHYMRPAIVAVPLDVRSDLEITLLANLVSLTPGTLSLDVSTDRRVLFLHAMYVDNDDIEAVRRGIKEGFERRILELLR from the coding sequence ATGAACGGCCTTTTATGGAATCTCTTGCTGGCGTTTTCCTGGGCGACGATGACCGCGGAGTTCACGATGGCCAATCTCGCGGTCGGTTTCGTCCTCGGCTTTTTGATCTTGCTCTTCGCCCGGCGAGTCGTCGGCCTGGAGAGCTACGCTCGGAAAGTACGCCAGGCGATCGACCTTTTTTTCTTTTTCATCTGGGAATTGATCCAATCGAATCTCCGGCTGGCCCACGATGTCGTCACGCCGAAGCACTACATGCGTCCGGCGATCGTCGCCGTCCCTCTGGATGTCCGATCCGACCTGGAGATCACCCTGTTGGCGAACCTGGTCTCGTTGACGCCGGGGACGTTGAGCCTCGATGTCTCGACAGACCGCCGCGTCCTCTTCCTCCATGCGATGTACGTCGATAACGACGACATCGAAGCGGTCCGAAGGGGGATCAAAGAGGGGTTCGAGCGAAGGATCTTGGAGCTGTTGCGATGA
- a CDS encoding Na+/H+ antiporter subunit D codes for MTLLLILPILIPFLAAIAALMAWRRRALQRAFGVAGSIGLLFAAVGLFESVRRHGIQSVQIGNWPAPFGITLVADLFSAVMVVVAGVVGAAVMFYSLGSIDPERESFGYHPLVQILLMGVCGAFLTGDIFNLYVWFEVLLMASFVLLALGGERAQMEGAIKYVTLNLMSSAFFLAAIGILYGVAGTLNMADLSRKLAGLPSPGLATTLAMLFLVAFGIKAAIFPLFFWLPASYHVPPVAVTALFSGLLTKVGVYALVRVFTLLFVQDIGYTHTLLLVVAGLTMVTGVLGAVAQMEFRRLLSFHIVSQIGYLLMGLGIFTPLALAGTVFFMVHVIFSKAALFLVSGVADRLAGTTDLKKLGGLYRAAPGLSILFLIPALSLAGLPPLSGFFAKLTLVQAGLGSARYPIVAVALGVSILTLFSMVKIWTEAFWKDPQASAERTGRGAVGAPPAQPLLYLPMLMLAILIVLLGLGAEPMMNIAMRAAEQLLDPSEYVRSVLGGEP; via the coding sequence ATGACCCTTTTGCTGATTCTCCCGATCTTGATCCCGTTTCTGGCGGCGATCGCCGCGCTCATGGCCTGGCGGAGACGCGCGCTCCAGCGCGCCTTCGGCGTCGCGGGGAGCATCGGTCTCCTCTTCGCGGCGGTCGGGCTCTTCGAGTCGGTCCGGCGCCACGGGATTCAGTCGGTCCAGATCGGGAACTGGCCCGCCCCTTTCGGGATCACCCTTGTCGCCGACCTTTTCAGCGCGGTGATGGTGGTCGTGGCGGGGGTCGTCGGCGCCGCGGTCATGTTCTATTCGCTCGGGAGCATCGATCCGGAGCGCGAATCGTTCGGATATCACCCGCTCGTCCAGATCCTTCTGATGGGGGTTTGCGGGGCTTTTCTCACGGGAGATATCTTCAATCTCTACGTCTGGTTCGAGGTGTTGTTGATGGCCTCCTTCGTCCTGCTGGCGCTCGGGGGAGAACGGGCGCAGATGGAGGGGGCGATCAAATATGTCACCCTCAACCTGATGTCGTCGGCCTTCTTCCTGGCGGCGATCGGCATTCTCTACGGCGTCGCCGGCACCCTGAACATGGCCGATCTCTCGAGAAAGCTGGCCGGCCTCCCCTCCCCCGGGCTGGCGACGACGCTGGCAATGCTCTTTCTCGTCGCCTTCGGGATCAAGGCGGCGATCTTTCCCCTCTTCTTCTGGCTCCCGGCTTCTTATCATGTTCCGCCGGTGGCGGTCACCGCCCTCTTCTCCGGTCTGCTGACCAAGGTCGGCGTCTATGCGTTGGTCCGGGTCTTCACCCTTCTTTTCGTTCAGGACATCGGCTATACCCACACCCTCCTCCTCGTCGTCGCCGGGCTGACGATGGTCACCGGCGTTTTGGGGGCGGTTGCGCAGATGGAGTTCCGCCGCCTCCTCTCATTTCACATCGTCAGCCAAATCGGCTATCTGTTGATGGGCCTGGGAATCTTTACCCCCTTGGCGCTGGCGGGGACCGTTTTCTTCATGGTCCACGTCATCTTTTCCAAAGCGGCCCTCTTTCTCGTCAGCGGGGTCGCCGATCGGCTGGCCGGGACGACCGATCTGAAGAAGCTCGGGGGCCTCTATCGGGCCGCGCCCGGCCTGTCGATCCTCTTCCTGATCCCGGCCCTCTCCCTCGCCGGATTGCCGCCGCTTTCCGGTTTTTTCGCGAAACTGACCCTCGTCCAAGCCGGTCTCGGAAGCGCGCGGTATCCGATCGTCGCCGTCGCCCTCGGCGTCAGCATCCTGACCCTCTTCTCGATGGTCAAGATCTGGACCGAGGCCTTCTGGAAAGACCCGCAGGCGTCCGCCGAACGAACGGGTCGAGGCGCCGTCGGCGCGCCGCCCGCGCAGCCGCTTCTCTATCTTCCCATGTTGATGTTGGCGATCCTCATCGTTCTGCTGGGGTTGGGGGCGGAGCCGATGATGAACATTGCAATGCGGGCGGCGGAACAGCTGCTCGACCCGTCGGAATATGTCCGATCCGTATTAGGAGGGGAACCATGA
- a CDS encoding Na+/H+ antiporter subunit C codes for MELLLASVIGGLYAAGFYMMLRRSLAKLILGLALLGNAANLLIFTAGGLTRAEPPLVPPGAGAPTGLFADPLPQAMILTAIVIGFGVLAFALVLAYRAYQTVGSEDLDAMKGTDT; via the coding sequence ATGGAGCTGCTCTTGGCGTCGGTGATCGGCGGGCTTTACGCGGCGGGCTTCTATATGATGCTCCGGCGGAGCCTGGCGAAATTGATCCTCGGATTGGCTCTCCTGGGAAACGCGGCCAACCTGTTGATCTTTACCGCCGGGGGATTGACCCGCGCCGAGCCCCCCCTGGTCCCGCCGGGGGCCGGCGCTCCAACCGGCCTGTTCGCCGATCCGCTCCCGCAGGCGATGATTCTCACGGCGATCGTCATCGGATTCGGCGTCCTCGCCTTCGCGTTGGTCCTCGCCTACCGCGCCTATCAGACCGTCGGCAGCGAAGATCTCGATGCCATGAAGGGAACCGACACATGA
- a CDS encoding Na+/H+ antiporter subunit B, whose protein sequence is MISLILRTATNFLLTIMLQFSIFLLLRGHNEPGGGFIAGLMAAGAFALYTIAYDAASTRRALRVDPHTLIASGLAVAAGSGLFSLFRGAPFMTGAWGHLSLPYFDRLDLGTPLLFDAGVYLTVVGVTLMIILSLAEE, encoded by the coding sequence ATGATTTCTCTCATCCTCCGGACCGCGACAAATTTCCTCCTCACCATCATGCTCCAGTTCTCCATTTTTCTTCTGCTGCGCGGCCACAACGAGCCGGGAGGGGGATTCATCGCCGGATTGATGGCCGCGGGGGCCTTCGCCCTCTACACCATCGCCTACGACGCCGCTTCGACCCGCCGCGCGCTCCGGGTCGATCCGCACACCCTGATCGCCTCCGGGCTGGCGGTCGCCGCCGGAAGCGGGCTCTTTTCCCTCTTTCGAGGAGCGCCGTTCATGACCGGCGCATGGGGACACCTCTCCCTCCCCTATTTCGACCGTCTCGATCTCGGCACGCCGTTGCTGTTCGACGCCGGGGTTTATCTGACCGTCGTCGGGGTCACCCTGATGATCATTCTCTCGCTGGCGGAGGAGTAA
- a CDS encoding putative monovalent cation/H+ antiporter subunit A, with amino-acid sequence MTVAVLSGFFLAAAAPWLHRFLKGAIGWITALLPISLLIYFLSHAGTVAAGETVIVSHPWVPQLGLTLSFYLDGLSLLFALLISGIGALVLIYAGGYLSDHPQLGRFYLFILMFMASMLGVVLAGNLLTLFVFWELTSFSSYLLIGFDHEREAARSAALQALLVTGGGGLALMAGLVLIGQVGESFEFSVLLQKGDLFRSHALYLPILLLVLLGAFTKSAQVPFHFWLPGAMEGPTPVSAYLHSATMVKAGIYLMARLTPLLGGTDPWFYIVSTVGAATMLITGVLAFYQNDLKRVLAYSTVSVLGTLTMLLGLGTAEAIKAAVVYLFAHALYKGALFMVAGAVYHETGDLDLRRLGNLGKKMPITAAAAGLAAISMAGIPPTFGFIGKEMLYAAGWEAPSARLLLIGVMMLASLLFVAVGGMVGFAPFFSGKRNGAEPAAHEAPVSLWLGPALLGGLGLLFGLFPGPAERFVLSPAAAAVLRRPAELHLALWHGLNLILAFSAAAVAAGIGLYAARDRILAATQGLKALSRWGPARGYKAALDGMIMLAKTQTRLLQNGRLRIYLMIVAVAAVGLTGFTLLSKGGFLLPDRLSEVRFYEAAVGAMILAAALVATQTSSRLGAVTALGVVGYGVALIYILYGAPDLAMTQFLIETFTVLLFVLVFYHLPRFTPISDWKARARDGVLSLGVGALMFALVLMASHPRFHPPISEFFAEKSVPMAHGRNIVNVILVDFRGFDTLGEITVLAVAAFGVYALLKLRLEGKK; translated from the coding sequence ATGACGGTTGCGGTTTTATCTGGCTTTTTCCTTGCTGCGGCCGCCCCCTGGCTGCACCGCTTCTTAAAAGGCGCGATTGGATGGATCACGGCCCTTCTTCCGATCTCCCTTTTGATCTATTTCCTCTCCCACGCCGGCACCGTCGCCGCGGGGGAGACGGTCATCGTCTCCCACCCGTGGGTCCCGCAGCTCGGTCTCACCCTTTCGTTTTATCTCGACGGATTGAGCCTTCTCTTCGCCCTCCTCATCAGCGGGATCGGCGCCCTGGTCCTGATCTATGCGGGGGGCTACCTCTCGGACCACCCCCAGCTCGGGCGGTTCTACCTTTTCATCTTAATGTTCATGGCCTCGATGCTCGGCGTGGTCCTGGCGGGGAACCTGTTAACCCTTTTCGTATTCTGGGAGCTGACGAGCTTCAGCTCTTATCTTCTGATCGGCTTTGATCACGAACGGGAGGCGGCCCGGTCGGCCGCGCTGCAAGCACTCCTGGTCACCGGCGGAGGGGGGCTCGCACTGATGGCCGGCCTGGTGCTGATCGGCCAGGTGGGGGAGAGCTTCGAATTCTCCGTTCTGCTCCAGAAGGGGGACCTCTTTCGCAGCCATGCGCTTTATCTCCCGATCCTCCTTCTGGTGCTCCTCGGCGCCTTCACCAAATCGGCGCAGGTCCCGTTCCATTTCTGGCTTCCGGGGGCGATGGAAGGGCCGACCCCCGTCAGCGCCTATCTTCACTCGGCGACGATGGTCAAGGCCGGCATCTACTTGATGGCGCGCCTGACGCCGCTCCTCGGAGGAACCGACCCCTGGTTTTACATCGTCTCGACCGTCGGGGCCGCGACGATGCTGATCACCGGGGTCCTGGCCTTTTATCAAAATGACTTGAAACGGGTTCTCGCCTACTCGACCGTTAGCGTCCTGGGAACGCTCACGATGCTCCTCGGGCTCGGAACGGCGGAGGCGATCAAGGCGGCGGTCGTGTACCTCTTCGCCCACGCCCTTTATAAGGGGGCGCTCTTCATGGTCGCCGGAGCGGTCTATCATGAAACCGGCGATCTCGATTTGCGCCGCCTCGGGAACCTCGGCAAGAAGATGCCGATCACCGCCGCGGCCGCCGGGCTGGCGGCGATCTCGATGGCGGGAATTCCCCCCACCTTCGGCTTTATCGGCAAGGAGATGCTTTACGCAGCAGGCTGGGAGGCGCCGTCGGCGCGCCTCCTCTTGATCGGCGTGATGATGTTGGCGAGTCTTTTATTCGTGGCGGTGGGGGGGATGGTCGGCTTCGCGCCGTTCTTTTCCGGGAAACGGAACGGGGCCGAACCGGCGGCGCATGAGGCGCCGGTGAGCCTTTGGCTCGGCCCTGCGTTGCTGGGCGGATTGGGCCTCCTCTTCGGGCTTTTTCCCGGACCCGCCGAGCGCTTCGTTCTTTCTCCGGCCGCCGCGGCCGTTCTCCGTCGGCCGGCCGAGCTTCATCTGGCGCTCTGGCATGGGCTCAATCTGATTCTCGCATTCAGCGCGGCGGCCGTCGCGGCGGGGATCGGCCTCTACGCCGCGCGGGACCGGATTCTTGCCGCCACCCAAGGGCTCAAAGCGCTCTCGCGGTGGGGACCGGCGCGCGGGTACAAGGCCGCCCTCGACGGGATGATAATGCTGGCCAAAACCCAGACCCGCCTTCTTCAGAACGGCCGCCTCCGGATTTATCTGATGATCGTGGCGGTCGCCGCCGTGGGGCTGACCGGTTTTACCCTCTTGAGCAAAGGCGGCTTTCTCCTCCCCGACCGGTTGTCGGAGGTCCGTTTTTACGAAGCGGCCGTCGGCGCAATGATCCTCGCCGCCGCGTTGGTCGCCACGCAGACCTCGTCCCGCCTCGGCGCCGTCACCGCCCTCGGCGTCGTCGGATACGGGGTGGCGCTCATCTATATCCTCTACGGCGCGCCCGATCTTGCGATGACCCAGTTCTTGATCGAGACCTTCACCGTCCTCCTCTTTGTCTTGGTCTTCTACCATCTCCCCCGGTTCACCCCGATCTCCGATTGGAAGGCGAGAGCCCGGGACGGAGTCCTCTCGCTCGGCGTCGGCGCCTTGATGTTTGCGCTGGTTCTGATGGCCTCCCATCCCCGGTTTCATCCGCCGATTTCCGAGTTCTTTGCCGAAAAGAGCGTCCCGATGGCGCACGGCCGGAATATCGTAAATGTCATCCTGGTCGATTTCAGGGGATTCGATACGCTGGGGGAGATCACCGTCTTGGCGGTGGCCGCCTTCGGCGTTTATGCCCTCTTGAAACTGCGCCTGGAGGGAAAGAAATGA
- a CDS encoding glycoside hydrolase family 15 protein, whose translation MGPYQAISDYGVVGNLHTAALISSEGSIDWACFPHFDSPAVFCRLLDIGIGGYFQINLRGPYKVERSYLERTNVLSTTFSNGFGTIRVIDLMPIPAKDERPEEILRKIEGVEGEVDVEIRFKPTPDYARRNADLHPDGEGALIDRPGSLILFSISRTATLRKIPWRIEKGKAEAVIRIARGEILYLLLDYTEEADRPRAEERTPEGMEARIARTVDYWRRWAGKCRYAGPYEKEVVRSALTLKLLTFAPAGGIVAAATTSLPESIGGVRNWDYRFSWLRDAVLTLYALLVLGYREEAAAFFISTFSSSTRTHRFQIMYRIDGGTELPEETLPHLEGYRRSRPVRVGNAAAKQLQLDTYGALLDTLYTFYKRKDHPHAAELPREELRAFLKEVCEFVVAHWREPDHGIWEFRDRRRHFVHSKVMCWLTLDLSIKLAREQALKIETRGWEPVRDEIRETILKEGYDPELGSFVQAFGEKALDASALLFPILGFIDPADPRMVSTVRAIEKHLMSRHFVYRYIMEDGLPDREGTFLPCSFWLVDALSLMGEIEEADARLKHLLSCANDLGLYAEEIDPITEEHLGNFPQAFTHVALISAAVDLEKAKRGQVEKEIGSRAEER comes from the coding sequence TTGGGCCCTTATCAGGCAATCTCGGATTACGGTGTCGTCGGCAACCTCCATACGGCGGCGTTGATCTCTTCGGAGGGATCGATCGATTGGGCCTGCTTCCCTCATTTCGACTCCCCCGCCGTCTTCTGCCGGCTCCTCGATATCGGGATCGGCGGCTATTTTCAGATCAATCTGCGCGGTCCCTACAAGGTGGAGCGATCCTATCTGGAGCGAACCAACGTCTTATCCACCACCTTTTCCAACGGCTTTGGGACGATCCGGGTCATCGATCTGATGCCGATTCCGGCAAAAGACGAGCGGCCTGAAGAGATCCTGAGGAAGATCGAAGGGGTCGAAGGGGAGGTCGATGTCGAAATCCGCTTCAAGCCGACGCCCGATTATGCGCGGCGGAACGCCGATCTTCATCCGGACGGGGAAGGGGCCTTAATCGACCGACCGGGATCGCTCATCCTCTTTTCGATCAGCCGGACGGCGACGCTCCGGAAGATCCCCTGGCGGATTGAAAAAGGGAAAGCGGAGGCGGTCATCCGGATCGCGCGAGGGGAAATTCTCTATCTCCTCTTGGATTATACCGAGGAAGCGGACCGGCCGCGCGCGGAAGAGCGCACCCCCGAGGGGATGGAGGCCCGCATCGCCCGGACGGTCGATTACTGGCGGCGCTGGGCCGGAAAGTGCCGGTATGCGGGCCCGTACGAAAAAGAGGTCGTTCGAAGCGCGCTGACATTGAAACTGCTGACCTTTGCGCCGGCCGGCGGGATCGTCGCCGCCGCGACCACCTCGCTTCCCGAGTCGATCGGCGGGGTGCGCAACTGGGATTACCGCTTCTCCTGGTTGAGAGATGCCGTCCTCACCCTCTACGCCCTCCTCGTTCTCGGCTATCGGGAAGAGGCCGCCGCCTTCTTCATCTCGACCTTCTCTTCCTCGACGCGAACACATCGATTTCAGATCATGTACCGGATCGACGGCGGAACCGAGCTTCCGGAGGAGACCCTCCCCCATCTCGAAGGATATCGGCGGTCCCGGCCGGTCCGGGTCGGCAACGCGGCGGCGAAGCAGCTTCAGCTCGACACCTATGGGGCGCTTCTCGACACCCTCTATACCTTCTACAAGCGAAAGGACCATCCGCACGCGGCGGAGCTCCCCCGGGAAGAGCTCCGCGCTTTCCTGAAGGAGGTCTGCGAATTCGTCGTCGCCCATTGGAGAGAGCCCGACCACGGCATCTGGGAGTTCCGGGACAGGAGACGCCATTTCGTCCATTCGAAGGTGATGTGCTGGCTGACGCTCGATCTCTCGATCAAGCTGGCGCGGGAGCAGGCGTTGAAGATCGAGACCCGGGGGTGGGAGCCGGTACGGGATGAAATCCGGGAGACGATTTTGAAGGAAGGTTACGATCCCGAGCTGGGGAGCTTCGTGCAGGCCTTCGGCGAGAAGGCGCTCGACGCATCGGCCCTTCTTTTTCCCATCCTCGGGTTTATCGATCCCGCCGATCCCAGAATGGTCTCGACGGTCCGGGCGATCGAGAAACATCTGATGAGCCGTCATTTCGTCTACCGCTACATCATGGAGGACGGTTTGCCGGACCGGGAGGGGACCTTCCTCCCCTGCTCGTTCTGGCTGGTCGACGCCCTCAGCTTGATGGGGGAGATCGAGGAGGCGGACGCGCGCCTGAAGCACCTTCTCTCCTGCGCGAACGATCTCGGACTTTACGCCGAGGAGATCGATCCGATCACCGAGGAGCATCTCGGCAATTTTCCCCAGGCCTTTACCCATGTGGCGCTGATCAGCGCCGCCGTCGACCTCGAGAAGGCGAAGCGGGGACAGGTTGAGAAAGAAATCGGATCGCGGGCGGAGGAAAGATAA
- a CDS encoding PPC domain-containing DNA-binding protein yields the protein MKEKLIRNREEQVYVLVFDKGDAVMEGLSKFAETHRLAAAQLTGIGGFQDVSLGFFEPDRKGYKAIPVREQVEVLSLTGNIALHQGAPKVHAHVVVGKADGTAHGGHLLEGHVWPTLEIVVTESPRHLQRRTDPETGLPLIRL from the coding sequence ATGAAGGAAAAGTTGATCCGAAACCGGGAAGAGCAGGTCTACGTCTTGGTATTCGACAAAGGAGACGCGGTGATGGAGGGGCTCTCGAAATTCGCCGAGACCCACCGGCTCGCCGCCGCCCAATTGACCGGGATCGGCGGGTTTCAAGATGTCTCCCTCGGCTTCTTCGAGCCGGACCGGAAGGGCTACAAGGCCATTCCGGTCCGGGAACAGGTCGAAGTTCTCTCGCTGACCGGCAACATCGCCCTGCATCAAGGCGCCCCCAAGGTCCACGCCCATGTCGTGGTCGGCAAGGCCGACGGCACGGCGCACGGCGGCCACCTTTTGGAAGGACATGTCTGGCCGACCCTGGAGATCGTGGTGACCGAATCCCCCCGCCACCTCCAGCGCCGGACCGATCCGGAGACCGGGCTCCCGTTGATCCGGCTGTAA